In Prosthecobacter sp., a genomic segment contains:
- a CDS encoding fumarate reductase/succinate dehydrogenase flavoprotein subunit, with the protein MSLDSHIPAGPMAMKWSKHKQDSKLINPKNKRKFTVLVVGSGLAGSSAAATLSELGYKVKCFCFQDSARRAHSIAAQGGINAAKNYQNDGDSVHRLFYDTVKGGDFRARESNVHRLAEVSVNIIDQCVAQGVPFAREYGGMLANRSFGGAQVSRTFYARGQTGQQLLLGAYSALNKEIAGGGVQMFPRTEMLDVVTVDGHAKGIVTRDLVTGKIESHAGDAVLLCTGGYGNVFYLSTNAMGCNVTATWRAHRKGAFFANPCYTQIHPTCIPVSGEYQSKLTLMSESLRNDGRVWVPKKKEDCGKTPDQIPEADRDYYLERKYPSFGNLAPRDISSRAAKEACDDGRGVGPGGRGVYLDFAEAIGQFGQKTISERYGNLFEMYEKITGENGYKQPMRIYPAVHYTMGGLWVDYNLMSNLPGLHVLGEANFSDHGANRLGASALMQGLADGYFVIPTTIANYLVHQKPGSVTTEHPEFKKAVADCTAQTKRFLNIKGKRSVDSFHRELGLLVWDKCGMARDKAGLTEAIKRIPELREEFWQNVTVPGSGDFTNPELEKAGRVADFMEFAELLCLDARHREESCGGHFRSEHQYPDGEAKRDDENFSYAAAWEYTGDLGKPTLNKEPLAFEEVHLAVRSYK; encoded by the coding sequence ATGTCACTCGATTCTCACATTCCCGCCGGCCCGATGGCCATGAAGTGGTCCAAGCACAAGCAGGACTCGAAGCTCATCAATCCGAAGAACAAACGCAAGTTCACCGTGCTCGTCGTGGGCAGCGGCCTGGCCGGTTCCTCCGCAGCGGCGACGCTCTCGGAACTGGGCTACAAGGTGAAGTGCTTCTGCTTCCAGGATTCAGCCCGTCGTGCGCATTCCATCGCGGCGCAGGGGGGCATCAATGCGGCGAAGAATTATCAAAACGACGGTGACAGCGTGCATCGTCTTTTCTATGACACGGTCAAAGGCGGCGACTTCCGCGCACGTGAGTCGAACGTGCATCGCTTGGCCGAGGTCAGCGTGAACATCATCGACCAGTGCGTCGCTCAGGGCGTGCCGTTTGCCCGAGAATACGGCGGCATGTTGGCAAATCGCAGCTTCGGTGGTGCACAGGTGAGCCGCACGTTTTATGCGCGTGGTCAAACCGGACAGCAGCTCTTGCTGGGTGCGTATTCGGCTTTGAACAAGGAAATCGCTGGTGGCGGTGTGCAGATGTTCCCCCGCACGGAAATGCTCGATGTCGTGACCGTGGACGGCCACGCGAAGGGCATCGTCACTCGCGATCTGGTCACGGGCAAAATCGAATCGCACGCGGGTGACGCGGTGCTGCTTTGCACCGGTGGTTACGGCAACGTCTTCTATCTCTCCACGAACGCGATGGGTTGCAATGTGACCGCCACTTGGCGTGCGCACCGCAAAGGCGCGTTCTTTGCCAATCCGTGCTACACGCAGATTCATCCGACCTGCATTCCGGTGAGCGGTGAGTATCAGAGCAAGCTCACGCTCATGTCTGAGTCGCTGCGCAACGACGGTCGCGTGTGGGTGCCGAAGAAGAAGGAAGATTGCGGTAAAACGCCGGATCAAATCCCCGAAGCGGATCGCGATTACTACTTGGAGCGCAAGTATCCGAGCTTCGGCAACCTCGCCCCGCGTGACATTTCCAGCCGTGCGGCCAAGGAAGCCTGCGACGACGGACGCGGCGTTGGCCCTGGGGGTCGCGGTGTCTATCTCGACTTCGCGGAAGCCATCGGTCAGTTCGGTCAGAAGACGATTTCTGAGCGTTACGGCAATCTTTTCGAAATGTACGAGAAGATCACTGGCGAGAACGGCTACAAGCAGCCGATGCGCATCTATCCTGCCGTGCATTACACGATGGGCGGCCTGTGGGTGGACTACAACCTCATGAGCAACCTCCCCGGCCTGCATGTGCTCGGCGAGGCGAACTTCTCCGACCATGGCGCAAACCGTCTCGGTGCCAGCGCGCTCATGCAGGGTCTCGCGGACGGCTATTTCGTCATCCCGACGACCATCGCGAACTACCTCGTGCATCAGAAGCCCGGCAGTGTGACCACCGAGCATCCCGAGTTCAAGAAAGCCGTCGCCGACTGCACCGCTCAAACGAAACGCTTCCTCAACATCAAGGGCAAACGCAGCGTGGACAGCTTCCACCGCGAACTCGGCCTCCTCGTGTGGGACAAGTGCGGCATGGCACGCGACAAAGCGGGCCTTACCGAGGCGATCAAGCGCATCCCCGAGTTGCGTGAAGAATTCTGGCAGAATGTCACCGTTCCCGGCAGCGGCGATTTCACCAACCCCGAACTCGAAAAAGCCGGTCGCGTGGCCGATTTCATGGAATTCGCCGAACTGCTCTGCCTCGACGCCCGACATCGTGAAGAGAGCTGCGGCGGTCACTTCCGCAGCGAGCATCAATACCCCGATGGCGAGGCAAAACGTGACGATGAAAACTTCAGCTATGCCGCCGCCTGGGAGTACACCGGCGATCTCGGCAAACCCACGCTCAACAAAGAGCCGCTGGCCTTTGAAGAAGTCCACCTCGCCGTCCGCAGCTACAAATAA
- the pbpC gene encoding penicillin-binding protein 1C, protein MKRLLRVLVCLILATCITWLLLPRCELYPESVTWSRVMLDRDGDVLHLTLAGDGRYRLKTPLKEIHEDVIGATLTHEDRWFRWHPGVNPVSLMRGMIGLVAGQRLGGGSTVTMQLARLRFGLRTRSLMGKCEQIFRALQLERHHSKDEILEAYLNLAPYGGNVEGVGAASILWCGKQAGELSLREAVTLSVLPQSPARRRPRADADNAHLAAAQVRLIRELQQEREVRSDPLDEAFTLRAPVQPPREAPHLARRLLKQEVRVQSTVDSNQQRIVERSLADYISRKREVGIENACALLVHAPSREVLAYAGSARFLSSDIHGQVDGITARRSPGSALKPFIYAMALDQGLIHPRSLVSDMKASFGSYNPENFDRGFAGPITAADALFRSRNIPAVTLAQQVTLDRLYSFLKHAGVAFPKPASHYGLALPLGGAEVSMEELASLYVMLANGGEGPQRLRLDKNAADSTEMRPLLTQEAAWLVREMLRQPDVELGADDPAVSWKTGTSHGFRDAWAAGIRGEYVLVVWIGNFSGKPNPAFVARECAAPLLFETFQRLNLPWKKAPMPAGLREIEVCAISGQLPTPLCQHHTRCGFIPGVSPIQPCQIHQEVFTDATSGLRARCDDGRPGLKRDIYECWPPDMLALFRQAGLPRREPPAFEADAKLMVMDSGNAPRITSPRESLVYSIRESQKSIPLSSEAAPGVKKVYWFAGPQFLGTASPAEPLMWPASPGKWTVQVLDDRGRSASCRVNVEAVE, encoded by the coding sequence ATGAAGCGATTGCTGAGAGTTCTGGTGTGCTTGATTCTGGCCACGTGCATCACATGGCTGCTGCTGCCGCGTTGCGAGTTGTATCCTGAGAGCGTGACATGGTCGCGGGTGATGCTGGATCGTGATGGCGACGTGCTGCATCTCACACTGGCGGGAGACGGGCGTTATCGGTTGAAGACACCGTTGAAGGAGATTCATGAAGATGTGATCGGAGCGACACTGACGCATGAGGACCGGTGGTTTCGCTGGCATCCGGGCGTGAATCCCGTTTCGCTGATGCGCGGAATGATTGGGCTTGTGGCTGGTCAGAGGCTCGGTGGTGGTTCGACGGTGACGATGCAGTTGGCACGGTTGCGGTTCGGACTGCGCACGCGGTCGCTGATGGGGAAGTGTGAACAGATTTTTCGCGCGTTGCAGTTGGAGCGCCATCATTCGAAGGATGAAATCCTGGAGGCGTATCTGAACCTCGCTCCCTACGGCGGGAATGTGGAAGGCGTGGGCGCGGCTAGCATCTTGTGGTGTGGAAAGCAGGCGGGCGAGCTTTCGCTGCGTGAGGCGGTGACGCTGAGTGTGCTGCCGCAAAGTCCGGCACGGCGCAGGCCGCGCGCGGATGCGGACAACGCGCACCTCGCGGCAGCGCAGGTGCGGTTGATTCGTGAATTGCAGCAGGAGCGCGAAGTGCGCAGTGATCCGCTGGATGAGGCGTTCACGCTGCGCGCACCGGTGCAACCGCCGCGCGAGGCACCGCATCTGGCGCGGCGGCTGTTGAAGCAGGAAGTGCGGGTGCAATCGACGGTGGATTCGAATCAACAACGGATCGTGGAGCGGTCGCTGGCGGATTACATCAGCCGGAAGCGCGAGGTGGGCATCGAGAATGCCTGTGCGCTGCTGGTGCATGCACCGAGTCGCGAGGTGCTGGCGTATGCGGGATCAGCGCGGTTCTTGAGCAGTGATATTCACGGTCAAGTCGATGGCATCACAGCACGGCGGTCACCGGGATCGGCGTTGAAGCCGTTCATCTATGCGATGGCGTTGGATCAGGGATTGATTCATCCGCGCAGCCTCGTGAGCGACATGAAAGCGAGCTTTGGCAGCTACAATCCGGAGAACTTTGATCGCGGATTCGCCGGACCGATCACGGCGGCGGACGCGCTGTTTCGCAGCAGGAACATCCCCGCTGTCACACTTGCGCAGCAGGTGACTTTGGATCGTTTGTATTCGTTCCTGAAACACGCGGGTGTGGCGTTTCCGAAACCAGCATCGCATTATGGCCTCGCGCTGCCGCTGGGTGGCGCGGAGGTGAGCATGGAGGAACTGGCGTCGCTGTATGTGATGCTGGCGAACGGCGGCGAAGGGCCGCAACGGTTGCGTCTGGACAAGAACGCGGCCGATTCGACCGAGATGCGGCCCTTGCTGACACAGGAGGCCGCCTGGCTGGTGCGTGAGATGCTGCGGCAGCCCGATGTGGAACTGGGCGCGGATGATCCGGCGGTGAGCTGGAAGACGGGCACGTCGCATGGCTTTCGTGATGCGTGGGCGGCGGGAATTCGCGGCGAGTATGTGCTGGTGGTGTGGATTGGCAATTTCAGCGGGAAGCCGAACCCGGCCTTTGTGGCGCGTGAATGTGCCGCGCCGTTGCTGTTTGAGACGTTTCAGCGCCTGAACCTGCCGTGGAAGAAAGCGCCGATGCCTGCCGGGCTGCGCGAGATCGAGGTGTGCGCGATCTCGGGGCAGTTGCCGACGCCGCTGTGCCAGCATCACACGCGCTGTGGTTTCATCCCCGGCGTGTCGCCGATCCAGCCGTGTCAGATCCATCAAGAGGTCTTCACCGATGCCACAAGCGGCCTGCGCGCGCGCTGCGACGATGGGCGACCCGGTTTGAAGCGCGACATCTACGAATGCTGGCCTCCAGACATGCTGGCGCTGTTTCGACAGGCCGGATTGCCGCGCCGTGAGCCGCCTGCGTTTGAAGCGGATGCGAAACTGATGGTGATGGACTCCGGCAACGCGCCGCGCATCACCTCACCGCGTGAATCGCTCGTCTATTCAATCCGCGAGAGCCAGAAGTCGATCCCGCTGAGCAGCGAGGCCGCGCCAGGCGTGAAGAAGGTCTATTGGTTCGCCGGACCGCAGTTTCTCGGCACCGCATCACCAGCGGAGCCGCTGATGTGGCCCGCGTCGCCAGGCAAATGGACCGTGCAGGTGCTCGATGACCGAGGACGCAGTGCGAGCTGCCGCGTAAACGTGGAGGCGGTGGAGTGA
- a CDS encoding alpha-2-macroglobulin, whose translation MNLRRLAALPRAIGQLGSAVFGNFQWRPPGWARRLCGSLKAHPRGYAFALIILGALTFAGMKGWNWWEAHRARPRELTAMREATVKLVAPGLATIVNDQRVPTKLRLDFSVSVAPLKAVGEPNPPGLSLSPDHPGKWRWVNDKSLLFEPTNDWPADTEFAVTFKSDAVAKEVILKQTEWNFTTPKLDVSLPSVAFYTDPQDPTVHQIVAEVKTSHPVALAELEQRVKVEVLGGTPVFAWKGQTPASLFKITEGKHQQQFWIRSTRIAVPEKEDFVKVTVQSGLPTLNGGKALLADQSDKARVPDTFSGLRIQAARTEIIRTEEGEPEQFLFIDTTGYAASSKLAEHVEMWLLPKDKPAEGKKPVSPDHDWQAGEVSPAIIAASKKVTLTSVESAAPFTEMHAFKFLLEDSGRLYVRVRGGLEGLGGFKVADDVKLLVNVPDFPQEIDVLGRGAVLSLNGERKLSVKSRGHRHLRYTLARVPAGQVNHLITLTEGDFEAPQFLDKWAFNEENIARIRREVLPVAMKNSYQANYSIFDFTPEIGRTDISDPDASRGLFFLTAEGVRPRTDDDGEAEEDDDDPKWIREGNDEEGVTRRFVLVTDLGLLVKQNADGSREVFVQSIQNGGPVNGARVIIVAKNGEYLAESTTADGHAHFDDVSKLKREKQPVAILARLGNDLAFIPFERVDRALDFSRFDTEGVLASEKERLDAFVFTERGVYRPGDTVHVGAIVRRLDWQGALAGLPVEIEVTDAQDRVIDTERLSLPQDGYLNWDFDTNEADPTGVYRVSLYLMKKNREEEYRERIGRTVFRVEDFQPDRMKLATELSKPAGAGWVQPGDLNVKVNLQTLFGFPAEGRRIVSKMDLSPADFFFEQHPGFTFHNRLRDESKNVAGKTIELGETKTNAEGHTEVDLSLERFGNTCFRMNLLVEAFEADGGRSMRGGLSALVSPFAHVIGYKADGDLGYIGKDSARNVKLLAVDMALKPVAVPQVSWRVIRIRHVSVLTKQESGSYAYVSTAREETASEGPLTLTETGADFALPTTDAGEFRLEVRDGENRVVCACPFSVVGKGEADRSLEREAELEMKLARDTWNDGESIELSLKAPYTGAGLITIEREKVLAWQWFTSSTTSSVQHITLPPGQEGTAYVNAAFVRALDSPEVFISPLSYAVAPFTANPDRRRMTVELDAPKIVKPGEVLKIGHRSAEASRIVVYAVDEGIHQITRYKLPEPLPHFFRKRALEVGTAQLLDLIMPELRFITKSSAFGGDEDEPPKLHLNPFKRRREAPVVFWSGVIDSGPDRREVTYQVPDYFAGSLKIMAVSVAAEKIGQSEIQSTVRGPFVLTPNVPVFAAPGDEFTVSLTVANNLDTGDQIALSLTSSEHLEVVESAPPTLQVAPGREATTRYRLRAKNMPGGAEMTFRAESGGQSIERRATLSVRPASPYMTQVQSGWFRLANQDLKVQRQMYPHFAKREATVSVLPLGLARGLDAYLRDYPHGCSEQITSRAMSRLLLADEADFGFSRAEAVQQLDDAFSLLSERQNSNGGFGYWSASTDGPLDFLSIYVTSFLTEARDAGFAVPEDLLVGARKHLKDMARAKITTLDEAWLQAAAIYLLTRHGEVTTPQLLNLRDTLQDKLKVDWRHDVTAAYIGATYALLQKPEEGRAIMQTYQSASRKPPQRWNGGYHADPQVRNALAFALLCRHFPELASALNYEQLSVITDPISRGQFNTITSACTILALKNYSALAKNGGLKVSIMSTLPGNPEPQPLTAESGGILTAKFAENASSLRFHLTKPDGAPDLGAFYQVIEAGFDKVPPQAAVADGLEVIRDLLGPDGKPITQLHTGQSATVRIRVRNTSGRGIEDVAVLDLMPGGFEIEPDNLKPGAGTMPGADFTEVREDRNAFFLRLATGEMKTFEYRIKPVCAGMFIIPPVFAESMYDRATKGRSLGGTMDVIPAP comes from the coding sequence ATGAATCTTCGTCGTCTTGCGGCGTTACCGCGTGCTATCGGCCAACTAGGCAGCGCGGTGTTTGGAAATTTTCAATGGAGGCCGCCGGGATGGGCGCGGAGGCTTTGTGGCAGTCTCAAGGCACATCCACGCGGCTATGCTTTCGCGCTGATCATCCTCGGTGCGCTCACCTTCGCGGGGATGAAGGGCTGGAACTGGTGGGAGGCACACCGTGCGCGGCCGCGTGAACTCACCGCGATGCGTGAGGCCACGGTGAAGCTCGTCGCGCCAGGATTGGCGACGATCGTGAACGATCAGCGCGTGCCAACAAAGCTGCGGCTCGACTTCAGTGTCTCCGTCGCGCCGTTGAAGGCCGTCGGAGAGCCAAATCCTCCAGGGCTTTCGCTCTCACCGGATCATCCAGGCAAGTGGCGCTGGGTGAATGACAAGTCACTGCTGTTTGAGCCGACGAACGACTGGCCCGCCGATACGGAGTTCGCGGTGACCTTCAAATCGGACGCGGTGGCGAAGGAAGTCATCCTCAAGCAGACGGAGTGGAACTTCACCACACCGAAACTCGATGTCTCGTTGCCGAGCGTGGCCTTCTACACCGATCCGCAAGACCCCACCGTGCATCAAATCGTCGCGGAGGTGAAAACGAGTCATCCCGTGGCACTCGCCGAGTTGGAGCAGCGCGTGAAGGTCGAAGTGCTCGGCGGCACGCCCGTGTTCGCATGGAAGGGGCAGACACCAGCTTCGCTCTTCAAAATCACCGAGGGCAAGCACCAACAGCAGTTCTGGATTCGCAGCACGCGCATCGCGGTGCCGGAGAAGGAAGATTTTGTCAAAGTCACGGTGCAAAGCGGCCTGCCGACTCTCAACGGCGGCAAGGCGCTCCTCGCCGATCAATCGGACAAGGCGCGTGTGCCAGACACCTTCAGCGGCCTGCGCATTCAAGCGGCGCGCACCGAAATCATCCGCACGGAAGAAGGCGAGCCCGAACAGTTCCTCTTCATCGACACCACCGGCTATGCGGCGAGCAGCAAGCTGGCTGAGCACGTCGAAATGTGGCTGCTGCCGAAGGACAAACCGGCGGAAGGCAAAAAACCGGTCAGTCCCGATCACGACTGGCAGGCCGGCGAGGTTTCGCCCGCGATCATCGCCGCGTCGAAGAAGGTCACGCTGACTTCCGTCGAGTCCGCTGCGCCGTTCACCGAGATGCACGCGTTCAAGTTCCTGCTCGAAGACAGCGGCAGACTCTATGTGCGCGTGCGCGGCGGCTTGGAAGGTCTGGGCGGCTTCAAAGTGGCCGACGATGTGAAACTACTCGTCAACGTGCCCGATTTTCCGCAGGAGATCGATGTGCTGGGGCGCGGTGCGGTGCTCTCGCTCAATGGTGAGCGCAAACTGTCGGTGAAATCGCGTGGGCACAGACATCTGCGCTACACCTTGGCTCGTGTGCCCGCAGGACAGGTCAATCATCTCATCACGCTGACGGAGGGAGATTTCGAAGCACCGCAGTTCCTCGACAAGTGGGCCTTCAACGAAGAAAATATCGCCCGCATCCGCCGCGAGGTGCTGCCCGTGGCGATGAAGAACAGCTACCAGGCCAACTACAGCATCTTCGACTTCACGCCGGAGATCGGCCGCACCGACATCTCCGATCCCGATGCTTCACGCGGCTTGTTTTTCCTCACCGCCGAAGGCGTGCGCCCGCGCACCGACGACGATGGCGAGGCGGAGGAAGATGACGACGACCCGAAGTGGATTCGCGAAGGCAACGATGAGGAAGGCGTGACGAGACGCTTCGTGCTCGTGACCGACCTCGGTTTGCTCGTGAAGCAAAACGCGGACGGCTCGCGCGAGGTTTTCGTGCAGTCGATTCAAAACGGCGGCCCCGTGAATGGCGCGCGCGTCATCATCGTGGCCAAGAATGGCGAATACCTCGCCGAATCGACCACAGCAGACGGTCACGCGCATTTTGACGATGTCTCGAAGCTCAAGCGTGAGAAGCAGCCCGTCGCCATCCTCGCGCGTCTCGGCAACGATCTGGCCTTCATTCCCTTCGAGCGCGTGGATCGTGCGCTGGACTTCTCGCGCTTCGACACAGAAGGCGTGCTCGCTTCCGAAAAAGAACGCCTCGACGCCTTCGTCTTCACCGAGCGCGGCGTGTATCGCCCTGGTGACACGGTGCATGTTGGCGCGATCGTGCGCAGGCTCGACTGGCAGGGCGCGCTGGCCGGTTTGCCCGTGGAAATCGAAGTCACCGATGCGCAAGATCGTGTAATCGACACGGAGCGCCTCTCGCTGCCGCAGGATGGTTATCTGAACTGGGATTTCGACACCAACGAAGCCGATCCCACCGGCGTGTATCGCGTCTCGCTCTACTTGATGAAGAAGAATCGCGAGGAGGAGTATCGCGAACGCATTGGCCGCACGGTCTTCCGTGTGGAGGACTTCCAACCGGATCGCATGAAACTCGCCACCGAGTTGAGCAAGCCTGCGGGCGCGGGCTGGGTGCAACCGGGTGATTTGAATGTGAAGGTGAACTTGCAGACACTCTTCGGCTTCCCGGCGGAAGGCCGCCGCATCGTGTCAAAGATGGATTTGTCGCCTGCGGACTTCTTTTTCGAGCAGCATCCCGGTTTCACCTTCCACAATCGTCTGCGCGATGAATCGAAGAACGTCGCGGGCAAAACCATCGAGCTCGGCGAGACCAAAACCAACGCCGAAGGCCATACCGAGGTCGATTTGAGCCTCGAACGCTTCGGCAACACCTGCTTCCGCATGAACCTGCTCGTCGAGGCCTTCGAGGCCGATGGTGGTCGCAGCATGCGCGGCGGCTTGTCCGCGCTCGTTTCGCCGTTTGCGCATGTGATCGGTTACAAAGCGGATGGTGATCTCGGCTACATCGGCAAGGACAGCGCGCGCAATGTGAAGCTGCTGGCCGTCGATATGGCCCTGAAGCCCGTGGCGGTGCCGCAGGTAAGCTGGCGCGTGATTCGCATCCGGCATGTGTCCGTGCTCACGAAGCAGGAAAGCGGCAGCTATGCCTATGTCTCGACCGCACGCGAAGAAACCGCCTCCGAAGGCCCGCTGACGCTCACGGAGACTGGTGCGGACTTTGCGTTGCCCACGACAGACGCAGGCGAGTTTCGCCTCGAAGTGCGCGATGGCGAAAACCGTGTCGTTTGTGCCTGTCCCTTCAGTGTGGTGGGCAAAGGCGAGGCGGATCGCAGCCTGGAACGCGAGGCGGAGCTCGAAATGAAACTCGCCCGCGACACCTGGAACGATGGCGAGAGCATCGAGCTGAGCTTGAAAGCCCCCTACACCGGCGCTGGCCTCATCACCATCGAGCGCGAAAAGGTGCTGGCCTGGCAGTGGTTCACCAGCAGCACGACGAGCAGCGTGCAGCACATCACGCTGCCGCCGGGGCAGGAAGGTACGGCTTATGTGAATGCCGCGTTCGTGCGTGCGCTGGATTCGCCGGAGGTTTTCATCAGTCCGTTGAGCTACGCCGTCGCGCCCTTCACCGCCAATCCTGATCGCCGCCGCATGACGGTGGAACTGGACGCGCCCAAGATCGTCAAACCGGGCGAGGTGCTGAAAATCGGTCATCGCAGCGCCGAAGCCTCGCGCATCGTCGTGTATGCCGTGGATGAAGGCATTCATCAAATCACGCGCTACAAGCTGCCTGAGCCGCTGCCGCATTTCTTCCGCAAGCGCGCGCTCGAAGTCGGGACCGCGCAGCTTCTCGATCTGATCATGCCGGAGCTTCGCTTCATCACGAAATCCAGCGCCTTCGGTGGCGACGAGGACGAGCCACCGAAACTCCACCTCAATCCCTTCAAGCGCCGTCGCGAGGCGCCAGTCGTGTTTTGGTCCGGTGTGATCGATTCCGGCCCGGATCGCCGCGAGGTGACGTATCAGGTGCCGGACTACTTTGCGGGCAGCCTCAAGATCATGGCCGTGTCCGTCGCTGCCGAAAAAATCGGCCAAAGTGAGATCCAGAGCACCGTGCGCGGTCCTTTCGTCCTCACGCCAAATGTGCCGGTCTTCGCCGCGCCGGGCGATGAATTCACCGTGAGCCTCACCGTGGCCAACAACCTCGATACGGGCGATCAAATCGCTCTTTCGCTCACTTCCAGCGAGCATCTCGAAGTCGTCGAGTCCGCGCCCCCCACGCTGCAAGTGGCCCCAGGCCGCGAAGCGACCACGCGCTATCGCTTGCGTGCCAAAAACATGCCCGGCGGAGCCGAGATGACCTTCCGCGCCGAATCCGGCGGCCAGAGCATTGAGCGCCGAGCGACGTTGAGCGTGCGTCCAGCATCACCTTACATGACGCAGGTGCAAAGCGGCTGGTTCAGGCTGGCAAATCAGGATTTGAAGGTGCAACGGCAGATGTATCCGCATTTCGCCAAACGCGAAGCGACCGTGTCCGTGCTGCCACTCGGCCTCGCACGCGGTCTGGATGCTTACTTGCGGGATTACCCGCACGGCTGCTCGGAACAAATCACCAGCCGCGCCATGTCACGCCTGCTGCTGGCTGATGAAGCCGATTTCGGCTTTTCGCGAGCCGAGGCGGTTCAGCAACTCGATGATGCCTTCTCGCTCCTCAGCGAGCGGCAGAACAGCAACGGTGGATTTGGCTACTGGAGCGCCAGCACAGACGGCCCTCTCGACTTCCTGAGCATCTACGTCACCAGCTTCCTCACCGAGGCACGCGACGCGGGCTTCGCCGTGCCGGAGGATTTGCTCGTCGGTGCCCGCAAGCATCTCAAAGACATGGCACGCGCGAAGATCACCACGCTTGATGAAGCCTGGCTGCAAGCGGCGGCGATTTACCTGCTCACACGCCACGGCGAGGTCACCACGCCGCAGCTTCTCAATCTGCGCGACACCTTGCAGGACAAACTAAAAGTGGATTGGAGGCACGATGTCACCGCCGCTTACATCGGCGCGACGTATGCGCTGCTGCAAAAGCCTGAGGAAGGCCGCGCCATCATGCAGACTTACCAAAGCGCCAGCCGCAAACCGCCGCAGCGCTGGAATGGCGGCTATCACGCCGATCCGCAAGTGCGCAACGCGCTCGCCTTTGCCCTGCTCTGCCGCCATTTCCCCGAACTCGCCTCCGCGCTGAACTACGAGCAGCTCTCGGTCATCACCGATCCGATCTCGCGCGGCCAGTTCAACACGATCACCAGCGCCTGCACCATCCTCGCGCTGAAAAACTACTCAGCCCTCGCCAAGAACGGCGGCCTGAAAGTGAGTATCATGTCCACCCTGCCCGGCAATCCCGAGCCACAACCACTCACCGCCGAGTCTGGCGGCATCCTGACCGCCAAGTTCGCCGAAAACGCCTCCTCGCTCCGCTTCCATCTTACCAAACCCGACGGCGCACCTGACCTCGGTGCCTTTTATCAAGTGATCGAAGCCGGTTTCGACAAAGTACCGCCGCAAGCCGCCGTGGCGGACGGTTTGGAAGTCATTCGCGATCTGCTCGGCCCCGATGGCAAACCGATCACCCAACTTCACACCGGCCAAAGCGCCACTGTCCGCATCCGAGTGCGCAACACGAGCGGGCGAGGCATCGAAGACGTCGCCGTGCTCGATCTCATGCCCGGCGGGTTCGAAATCGAGCCCGACAATCTCAAACCCGGCGCAGGCACGATGCCCGGAGCCGATTTCACCGAAGTCCGCGAAGACCGCAACGCCTTCTTCCTCCGCCTCGCCACTGGCGAGATGAAAACCTTCGAATACCGCATCAAACCCGTCTGCGCAGGCATGTTCATCATCCCACCCGTCTTCGCAGAGTCGATGTATGACCGTGCGACCAAAGGCAGATCGCTTGGCGGCACGATGGATGTGATTCCGGCTCCATGA
- a CDS encoding succinate dehydrogenase cytochrome b subunit, with protein sequence MSAVFDSLSRFYASSIGKKILVALTSLVLVGFVLGHMIGNLLVFVGRDAINEYGYLLQTALHGGGVWIARIGLLVAVVIHIVATIQLTKANRAARKEAYGQHKAQVSSTASRTMIWSGLTILAFIIYHLLHFTVRVGNDYDTYKTVLHGETVHDVYKMVIAGFSWAPASIFYIIAMVLLSSHLSHGFSSLFQTLGISTDKTEPLFKKLGYAFAGLILVGNCSIPIAILCFGYGR encoded by the coding sequence ATGAGCGCTGTTTTTGACTCCCTTTCGCGATTTTACGCCTCCTCCATCGGCAAGAAGATTTTAGTGGCCCTGACGAGCCTCGTACTGGTGGGGTTTGTCCTCGGCCACATGATTGGCAACCTGCTCGTTTTTGTCGGCAGGGACGCCATCAATGAATATGGGTACCTGCTCCAGACCGCGCTGCATGGCGGCGGCGTCTGGATCGCGCGCATCGGCCTGCTGGTGGCGGTGGTGATTCACATTGTGGCGACGATTCAGCTCACGAAGGCGAATCGTGCAGCCCGCAAAGAGGCCTACGGCCAGCACAAGGCACAGGTGAGCAGCACGGCCTCGCGTACGATGATCTGGAGCGGCCTGACCATCCTGGCCTTCATCATTTACCACCTGCTGCACTTCACGGTGCGCGTGGGCAATGACTACGACACCTACAAGACCGTGCTGCATGGCGAAACGGTGCATGATGTCTATAAAATGGTCATCGCGGGCTTCTCCTGGGCGCCGGCGTCGATTTTTTACATCATCGCGATGGTGCTGCTCTCCAGCCACCTGAGCCACGGCTTCAGCAGCCTCTTCCAGACCCTTGGCATCAGTACTGACAAGACGGAGCCGCTGTTCAAGAAACTCGGTTATGCCTTCGCGGGACTGATTCTCGTCGGCAACTGCTCCATCCCCATCGCCATCCTCTGCTTCGGTTACGGCCGTTAA